The Macadamia integrifolia cultivar HAES 741 chromosome 3, SCU_Mint_v3, whole genome shotgun sequence genome segment tcctcccccccccctcccacacacacacacacacacaacacactCACTCGAAAAAAGGTAGTAGTAGCTTAATCACCTCATCGCATATCCCTTATTTGATCTAGCATGAGGTGGGTTTTCctcattatcttcttcttctgtctgTCTTTCGTATTCAGAAACTAATTTAATCTTCTTcatgttttcccccttttttataATAACTTATTGTTtgtcttttctttctattttcctgCAATTTTGCTTCTTGcccttgtttttcttatttatacaCCAGTATCAGTTGAGAGACATTTCCTCGTCAAATGCAAGCTTGATTGATGAACACAGTGGGAATCATTGTGcagttgttttgttttttataatTGATATGTGATCAACTCCTAACCTTGAGTGTTAAAGAGTTCGGTAGGTATCGTTGTAAAGTTTGATCCAACTAAGAAATTTCgtatcaagaatttttttttattttttttaattctgatCACTACTGTATTGGAAATTTTATAATCACTGGCTTTTGCTTCCATGTCGTTCCCAAATTCCTTATTAACTAAGCTAAACAAGTGGCATATAAAAGATGGAGAAAACAACTTGCCCACTTGAATGGCTTTACACTCAAACATAGGCGGACATGAAGAGACTACACTACCTCCAGCCAAATACCTCCATATGGCCTGCTATTGGCATGAGCATCAGTGCAGTGGTGGTGCAAGTAGATAGGGCTCTCATGCCCATAAACTTTTAAGTACTTAGCTAGTGCATCTtcgaaaatcaaaatataccaGCGAAATTGCTGAGCTGATAAACGTGCTTCAGCAGTAGCATGTGCTACAACATTGGCTCTTCCAGAACTTGAAATTATAGAAGGCTCAATTAAAGTAACGAAAAAACTGAAATGACGCTGGTATGGCCAACAGGTAAAAAGTCTTTGGTGATAATCCATCTAAAAACCTGTTGAGCATCTTATGATAATTTCACTTCTTCAAATCTCTAGTGCCGTTgattgggaaaaaaatcgtctgcaattccgatctcgtacaattccgtgcaataccacctttaggcggtgacacgtTTATTGATACCAACACAATGGcctagatctgatttaaatgtcttttcactgatttaatgttttattagttgtaccagatctgggtcattgtattggtatcaatacacgtgtcaccgtctGAAAGTGGTATTGtacggaattgtatgagatcggaattgtagacgatttcaacccgattGATTGCCAAGGATGCCCCCAGCtctaattctttctttttttcttcataatctCCATTTTGTCATGCATTATTGTACTAATGTACTGTCtctgttttatttattcatttatttttggtgaaataatGTGTGTCATTATGATGGGATGTAAACTACATAGTAATATTATCCGGCGTATAATTTGTGAATTTATCAACAATAGTTGGGCCAAAGAGGAAGTATATTTCTCTATGTTCTGAGGAGAAGAATATCATGTGGGTGCATCAACCACAAGATATGTTGTGCCCCGCGCAAGTGAGCCTCATTTGCTGACCATTGCTAGAGCTATGGGGGATTTAAAGCATAATAAAGAACATGGAGCCAGAACATCCAGCGAGATTACCTGATCTTGAAGCATTATGGGTGGAACCTGGAACGGCTCATAAAAATTGCTTTTCAATTAGAATAGGCTCATACTCGCGACCAAGGAGAAGAGTTTTGCTTGTTTGAAGCTGGTAGCAACCATAATGGTGGCCTTCAGTTTCCACTTGCTCAGCAACTCAAAACAAATCGGACCCAGCTTTGGTACATCTGCAGAAATAATTTCAACCGAACtaaaccatctctctctctctctctcttgtttcccCGAGAGCAGCGGCCTTCTCTGTTTCAGTTTAGTTGTGAGTGTAACAATGACTGTCCCGACTTGAAAGACGGAATTCCCCTGTTTGGAACACATCGGTTTGGTTGTAGATCAAGGGTTTGTATAGTCTCCGCATATCACCAAGAGGTTTTGAAAGCTTTGTTTTAATCACTGAAGTTCTGCTACTCCCATCGAAAATGGCTATTGCAGCACAAACTCCTGATATCTAGGGTGATCTGTAGTCCGGGAAGGATGATCGCACCAAAAATGGTTACATGTTAAGTTTTGGGCGTCTCTGTTTCAGTAAAATCTAATGAGGTTCCTGTATTGGCAGTGGTGGCCTGTCAAGCTGCGGCAAAGCAAACATTGTGAAACGTCTCTATTTTACTTTATTATATTATGGAGGTTGTTCTAAGCAAGACGAGTGTTACAATTAGTGATTAACATGACCGAATATGCCTCACTTGCAGGCAGGTCGACATCCACCACTGACCGTGTTCCGGTGGAGATTGTGTTGATCAAAATAAGAGGGGAAATGTGAATTATGAGATGGGTATGATACGAAAGTTGAGCGTCCATTTTCAACCTAGGCGGAGGTCAAGTGAGTGGCTGGAACTGGATCTGGGGGTGTTGTGCTGAAACCTATCGATCTGTTGTATTGTATCTCAACGACACAAactgaaccaattttcaagctgcccTTTTATACTCCACTCACTACTCAGTACTCTTTCGGCTACTAGTCATTTTTACATGATTACCAATGGAGGAGATTATTACAAAATCAATCTCTCTTCCAAATAGTTTGGCTATTACTCACTTGCAAATTATTACACTGCTATAACAGAAACCACCTCGTCTCAAAGCTGCCCTACCAATCACACccataaatcacaaataaagagacttcttttctcttcttcacttcctTCTTCCTCCCGTTCTCCATCTTTACCCTTCTTCTCCCGTTAAAGAGTGGTTGGGGCTTGTGggtaaaaaaaccaaaaacactaaCTAATCTGACATATGTGAATAAGATGGCGAAGCCGCATTGTTGCCGGGTTTCGGTTGCCGCAGAAGATCAATGAGTGCCTCCGCCTGCAGATGCagatgacgatgacgacgatATCAAAACGATAAAAGCTTTTTCGCCAAAGAAATTCGAAAGGCAGAATATGTCcaggagaggaggagggggcATGAAAAACTCAAATTTTACTCTCAAAAGAAGAGAACAAGTGAGAGAAAAGAAGTCAACGGAAAACCAGGCACCAGAAACGGCAAAaccacaaaaaaagaaaaagggaaagcaaaggAAGCTATGAGAATGACCAACCTTCTGTTTAGCCCTGGTTGTGCCTGCCTGTGACAGAGCAATTAAAGGCGGTATCGCACCTTCACGGGCAATCATAGTACGATAGGGCAAGCTATCCTCGCATATCTGCAAGAGGATGGTAGCCGCAATCTCCTTCTGCCTCTGCGATCCCACCTCCACGATCTCTACAAGTACAGGGATACCGCCTTCATCAACCAAAGCAGTTTTGGCCTCCGGTATCGACACAAGTGTGGACAACACGAAAGCCGCTTTATCAACCATGCCCGACCCCAAATCCGCCATTAATTCCACCAGGATCTTCATGATCCCTGATTGGACGGCTCTTATCTTGTTCTCCTTGGCGGAACAGAGAGAATACAGGGCTGTCATTGCGTCCTTCTTCCCGCGGACACTGCCGTTCTCCAGTAAGTAAACCAGCAGCGGGATGGCCCCCGACCGCCCTATTGCGGTCTTGTTCTCCTCTACCTGGGAGAGGCGTAGCAGAGCACAAGCGGCGTTCTCCTTGGCGGTGGGCGTTCCGGTCTTAAGTGCTCTCACGAGTGGCTTAATCGCTCCCGAGGCCATGATCAGGTCTTTATTCTCGTCGCATAAGGACAGGTTAAGAATCGCGGTCACACCGTACTCTTGAAGCTGTGGGTCCTGAGAGGATATGAGAGAGACGAGTGGTCTGATGGCGCCGGCTTGAGCAATCTTGAGGCGATTTTCCTGTTTGTTCTTGGCGAGAAGTCTGATTTCCATAGCGGCTCGCCTCTGCAATTCGATTGAGCCTGACTCGAGGTCGGAGACGAGCTGGCGGATCAGATGATTGGAATTCTCAGAAGCGCAAACCACCAAGAGGCGTCGGCTCTCCGAAGAGGCCGAGGAAAACTCACCCGATCTGTCGCTGTTACAATCGCTGAAAGCTGTGGAGGAAGCATCACCGTTGTTCAGATCATCCAAGCTCCGGCCCATGTAGGTGTGATTCGGCGAATGAATCTCCGCATCCATGGGAAAGAATTTCAACTATTTCATTAATAAATGGTCGAGAATGAaggtgaggaggaggaggaggaggaggatataaataatcaaaattgaaaccctaaaaacaaaCTTGAACACGGGATGTATGCtcgctcgctctctctctctctctctctctcgagtcTCGGCTGAGCAGTTAagcctaaccctaaccctaagccTGTGCCATCTGAGAGGGTCCGGAGGGAGCAGGGGAAAGAGAGAACGAGAGAAACTGTGTAAgagaagaaaaccagaaaagacGGGACTCCTCTGGTTGAGTGGGTCACTGCTCACTACATTTCCCGATCAGTCGCCTGTGTACGAGCGAGAGAAAGAGaccaaaccaaaaaacaaaaaaaaaaaaaaggagagagacagagaggaagTGTGTGTGGGGTGCTTGTTACATGTCTTTTGTGTGCGTGTGGATGTGCATCCTGTGGTCTTCGTGTGCGTATGAGAAGAGAAGGAATGCTAATCGTATGCGTgcgaagaagagagagattgctGGTCTATTCAACAGAAAAGACAGTCCCTAAAAGCGTTTTATGGTTGGGAAAAGAATGCTGCGGCGGCGCCACCTACGTCCTCCCACATTGGACAGTGGAGTGAATATTTCACCCCTCCTACTTTGTAGACATTGCAATTAGGGATCCGAGTTCTCTTTTACTCCCTTTCCCCTGACTCCTCCCAACAACTTCTCACACGCACTCAGCTACACGTTTGAGTGCATACTACATGCCACATGCCACATGCCACATGCCACATGCCATGCAAGAGGTTGGGAAGGAATTGAAGGAGGCAGGAGTTGGAGaggattttaatttttcctCCATTAACCCATGCTGGTAGTGTAAGGCCACGCAGCCTAACAGTAAATCTTTCTCTCAATTTTTATATATGCAAATGTTGTGTACATATACTTGTGCTATTTTTTCGCAGGGAAAAGATTGTACACATGTTCATCTTGAGTTCAGATCTCAACACACGTACATATGTACACTTTGTACTTGGTTAAGGAATGACATTTGTCCCACCTCCTACcattaagatatatatatatatatatataacataaaTAGATTATCCaaagtcctctctctctctcatgtgttCTTGGGACACATTCCTTTCTCCCCATTCTGATTGTCTATATATGAACTGTGAAGCATGTCCTTTGACTGACGtaagaatattttatttttaatacatGGGAATGATATGCAGATTCCTCTTTGTTCATATACCCTTCGAAATACATCATtcttatggaattttttttttcttctttgaacaAATAGAGATTTCaatattatttaaataaaagacAGAAATTACACAGTACTACTCCACTTAATACATATAAACAAACTAGTTAGCAAACATTCCATATCATGAAGGAGCTTAACATTTGATTTGATCTTCAAAGCCTTTTGAATTCTTCAAAGGAGCGATAGCGATATTCAGGGTCATGATAAGAACATTCAAGCACCCTTGCTTGAGCCCCTTCCAccattaaataaaatataaataaataaataaataaataaataaaaaggaagaagaagactctCATCACCATTGCCTTCAAAAAGAACCTTGCAATACCTTCCATTAGTCCTTAATCCTGTAAGGATGTGCAAATAAAAGTTTTAGAAGTAGAACGATAAATGTGGAGGTTAGTTTTCAAAAGCATAAATGGACGTTGGATAGAAAGATAGGAGAAGGTTTATTTTTTCcgggaagaagaaataagaaaatatcatatAATGGAAATAAGGCAAAATGATCGCAGGTTGCTGGTATCAtgcaaactctctctctctcccgctCTCCTATAAACGAACTGTACGGCAGCCACTCTCGTGCTCCATTGGCTTGGAGTAGGAGATTCCATCCCACACCAGCAGTGTACAGGACCCGGATCCCCtgctcataaaaaaaaaaaaggtggggtaATGAAGGGAAACCTCTATTTGCAGAAGGCAATTATTGTTGATCTGCCCCTCCTCGCTCTGGTGCTATTTTCGAACGTCTTTGCAGCCACTGGAAGGTGAGAGGAGGTGGGAAAGACTTTGAAGGGAAGGGCTGCTTGACCATAGGATTGAAGGATCCTACTAAATTGCAAGTGACCCGCAGACGGGAGAGGGCAGAGGCTTGCATTTCCATCTAATGGAGGAGGAATCGGGTACTACctatcaaatcaaaagattttaaaaTGACCTCACTGCATGCCATTTATCATTCAAAACTTTCGTTCCCCTAACGCTAAAGAAAGAAACCATCATAAATCATGTAATATGTCTTCGTCTACAATATTATCTTCATATCAATTGGATGGGCACCGAAGGAAGCAGCCGCAGCTGTTTCTGCGAGAGAACTCTTTTAGgaattttaaaaagtataactACATGTCCTCAGCAAACTGaagcaaacaaaaagaaaaaatccactTG includes the following:
- the LOC122074880 gene encoding U-box domain-containing protein 4 — its product is MDAEIHSPNHTYMGRSLDDLNNGDASSTAFSDCNSDRSGEFSSASSESRRLLVVCASENSNHLIRQLVSDLESGSIELQRRAAMEIRLLAKNKQENRLKIAQAGAIRPLVSLISSQDPQLQEYGVTAILNLSLCDENKDLIMASGAIKPLVRALKTGTPTAKENAACALLRLSQVEENKTAIGRSGAIPLLVYLLENGSVRGKKDAMTALYSLCSAKENKIRAVQSGIMKILVELMADLGSGMVDKAAFVLSTLVSIPEAKTALVDEGGIPVLVEIVEVGSQRQKEIAATILLQICEDSLPYRTMIAREGAIPPLIALSQAGTTRAKQKAEALIDLLRQPKPGNNAASPSYSHMSD